The following are encoded in a window of Sminthopsis crassicaudata isolate SCR6 chromosome 3, ASM4859323v1, whole genome shotgun sequence genomic DNA:
- the PSMD10 gene encoding 26S proteasome non-ATPase regulatory subunit 10 has protein sequence MEGFVSNVEVCNLAYNGKLEQLKEKVLSDKSQATKIDQDNRTALHWACSAGYTDIINFLLSLGVPVNDKDDAGWSPLHIAASAGRDEIVKALLGKGAQVNAVNQNGCTPLHYAASKNKHEIAIMLLEGGANPDATDHLESTPLHRASAKGNLKMIQVLLQYKASTNIQDSQGNTALHLACDEERIEEAKLLVSRGASIFIENKEKKSPLQVAKGGLGAVLKRMVED, from the coding sequence ATGGAGGGCTTCGTGTCGAACGTTGAGGTCTGCAACCTGGCCTATAACGGAAAGTTGGAACAGCTGAAGGAAAAAGTCCTATCCGACAAATCCCAGGCCACCAAAATTGACCAGGACAACCGAACTGCATTACACTGGGCATGTTCAGCAGGATACACAGACATCATTAACTTTTTGCTCAGTTTGGGAGTACCAGTGAATGATAAAGATGATGCTGGTTGGTCTCCTCTTCATATTGCTGCCTCTGCCGGCCGGGATGAGATTGTGAAGGCACTTCTGGGGAAAGGAGCTCAAGTAAATGCTGTCAATCAAAATGGTTGTACCCCGCTGCATTATGCAGCATCCAAAAATAAGCATGAGATTGCTATCATGTTATTAGAAGGAGGTGCTAATCCAGATGCTACCGACCACTTGGAGTCCACTCCACTGCATAGAGCTTCAGCCAAGGGTAATCTGAAAATGATCCAAGTTCTTCTGCAATACAAGGCCTCCACAAATATCCAAGACTCTCAAGGGAACACTGCACTGCACTTAGCTTGTGATGAGGAAAGGATTGAAGAAGCAAAACTACTGGTGTCTCGAGGAGCAAGTATCTtcattgaaaacaaagaaaagaagagtccTTTGCAGGTAGCAAAAGGTGGCCTTGGTGCTGTGCTGAAAAGAATGGTAGAAGACTAG